A part of Liolophura sinensis isolate JHLJ2023 chromosome 1, CUHK_Ljap_v2, whole genome shotgun sequence genomic DNA contains:
- the LOC135470050 gene encoding uncharacterized protein LOC135470050 isoform X1 translates to MRMMEPYFRLLLAAVVLLVMVKCGKSPRTRLTRCKHGNHKYYVPSLKTCRRCPACDPGWGLSPDPGDKLRIDQSNGLPLECYNCTKCPLGKYSDKTGRTLCKPCYNCSTLERVERTVCSPTHNAVCGECKPMYYDIYALKYENPDVTKSCKRCSFVKDTDIAQCAIYAYKLSVPPDLTTYLLSTTTVATEAHKPAPHTDSKQGNGKKSTLWSANAVPIVSVVVIISVISTLSVIGVVILRKRQVTHTDPVTVSYHRADPEGTTESWLDDTVHLQTELVNEDTSRDDPSARHQNMMPGSPPSKNEEEPLLDTSKDLSTLNNPLNWRQKMHLRQVGRAWPDLARAWGLTDADVEYLRAERWESEGERIHQMILTWERKLPQTATVGNAFQGLRTLGHLGLAQLLLNSAIDNVMFSPAPGALCTK, encoded by the exons ATGCGGATGATGGAACCCTATTTCCGGTTACTCCTGGCAGCAGTTGTTCTGTTAGTAATGGTGAAATGTGGGAAATCTCCGAGGACACGCTTAACCCGGTGTAAACATGGTAACCATAAGTATTACGTCCCGTCCCTGAAGACGTGCAGACGCTGTCCGGCCTGTGACCCGGGGTGGGGACTTTCACCTGATCCAGGG GACAAACTTAGGATCGACCAAAGCAATGGTCTACCCTTGGAGTGTTACAACTGTACCAAGTGTCCCTTGGGGAAATACAGCGACAAGACAGGTCGCACGCTCTGTAAACCTTGTTATAACTGCTCCACTTTGGAACGCGTTGAGCGGACAGTGTGCAGTCCGACACACAACGCTGTCTGTGGCGAATGCAAACCTAT GTATTACGATATCTACGCTCTAAAGTATGAGAATCCCGATGTTACCAAATCCTGTAAACGTTGCTCATTTGTCAAGGACACAGACATTGCTCAATGTGCCATATACGCCTACAAACTTTCTGTGCCGCCTGACCTTACCACTTATCTCTTATCCACGACAACTGTGGCTACCGAAGCGCATAAACCAGCACCCCACACAGACAGCAAACAAGGCAATGGTAAGAAGTCGACACTCTGGTCAG CTAACGCTGTTCCCATAGTTTCCGTCGTCGTCATAATCTCCGTTATCAGTACCCTCTCTGTCATCGGTGTCGTTATACTTAGAAAACGTCAAGTTACCCACACAGATCCAG TGACGGTGTCTTACCATCGGGCAGATCCGGAAGGAACCACGGAGAGCTGGCTGGATGACACTGTACACCTTCAAACGGAGTTAGTGAA TGAGGATACTTCTCGTGATGACCCGTCGGCCCGACACCAAAATATGATGCCAGGGAGCCCTCCCAGCAAAAATGAGGAAGAGCCGCTCCTGGACACAAGCAAAGACCTAAGTACTTTGAACAACCCTT TGAACTGGCGGCAGAAAATGCATCTCCGACAAGTGGGGAGAGCATGGCCAGATCTGGCCCGGGCCTGGGGACTCACAGACGCCGATGTGGAATACTTGCGTGCGGAGCGCTGGGAGAGCGAGGGGGAGAGAATCCATCAGATGATACTTACCTGGGAGAGAAAATTACCTCAAACGGCCACAGTGGGCAATGCATTCCAAGGACTGAGAACGTTAGGGCACCTTGGACTTGCCCAGCTATTGCTGAACTCTGCCATCGATAATGTGATGTTCTCTCCGGCGCCTGGTGCTTTGTGTACTAAATAG
- the LOC135470050 gene encoding uncharacterized protein LOC135470050 isoform X2 — MRMMEPYFRLLLAAVVLLVMVKCGKSPRTRLTRCKHGNHKYYVPSLKTCRRCPACDPGWGLSPDPGDKLRIDQSNGLPLECYNCTKCPLGKYSDKTGRTLCKPCYNCSTLERVERTVCSPTHNAVCGECKPMYYDIYALKYENPDVTKSCKRCSFVKDTDIAQCAIYAYKLSVPPDLTTYLLSTTTVATEAHKPAPHTDSKQGNGKKSTLWSANAVPIVSVVVIISVISTLSVIGVVILRKRQVTHTDPVTVSYHRADPEGTTESWLDDTVHLQTDEDTSRDDPSARHQNMMPGSPPSKNEEEPLLDTSKDLSTLNNPLNWRQKMHLRQVGRAWPDLARAWGLTDADVEYLRAERWESEGERIHQMILTWERKLPQTATVGNAFQGLRTLGHLGLAQLLLNSAIDNVMFSPAPGALCTK, encoded by the exons ATGCGGATGATGGAACCCTATTTCCGGTTACTCCTGGCAGCAGTTGTTCTGTTAGTAATGGTGAAATGTGGGAAATCTCCGAGGACACGCTTAACCCGGTGTAAACATGGTAACCATAAGTATTACGTCCCGTCCCTGAAGACGTGCAGACGCTGTCCGGCCTGTGACCCGGGGTGGGGACTTTCACCTGATCCAGGG GACAAACTTAGGATCGACCAAAGCAATGGTCTACCCTTGGAGTGTTACAACTGTACCAAGTGTCCCTTGGGGAAATACAGCGACAAGACAGGTCGCACGCTCTGTAAACCTTGTTATAACTGCTCCACTTTGGAACGCGTTGAGCGGACAGTGTGCAGTCCGACACACAACGCTGTCTGTGGCGAATGCAAACCTAT GTATTACGATATCTACGCTCTAAAGTATGAGAATCCCGATGTTACCAAATCCTGTAAACGTTGCTCATTTGTCAAGGACACAGACATTGCTCAATGTGCCATATACGCCTACAAACTTTCTGTGCCGCCTGACCTTACCACTTATCTCTTATCCACGACAACTGTGGCTACCGAAGCGCATAAACCAGCACCCCACACAGACAGCAAACAAGGCAATGGTAAGAAGTCGACACTCTGGTCAG CTAACGCTGTTCCCATAGTTTCCGTCGTCGTCATAATCTCCGTTATCAGTACCCTCTCTGTCATCGGTGTCGTTATACTTAGAAAACGTCAAGTTACCCACACAGATCCAG TGACGGTGTCTTACCATCGGGCAGATCCGGAAGGAACCACGGAGAGCTGGCTGGATGACACTGTACACCTTCAAACGGA TGAGGATACTTCTCGTGATGACCCGTCGGCCCGACACCAAAATATGATGCCAGGGAGCCCTCCCAGCAAAAATGAGGAAGAGCCGCTCCTGGACACAAGCAAAGACCTAAGTACTTTGAACAACCCTT TGAACTGGCGGCAGAAAATGCATCTCCGACAAGTGGGGAGAGCATGGCCAGATCTGGCCCGGGCCTGGGGACTCACAGACGCCGATGTGGAATACTTGCGTGCGGAGCGCTGGGAGAGCGAGGGGGAGAGAATCCATCAGATGATACTTACCTGGGAGAGAAAATTACCTCAAACGGCCACAGTGGGCAATGCATTCCAAGGACTGAGAACGTTAGGGCACCTTGGACTTGCCCAGCTATTGCTGAACTCTGCCATCGATAATGTGATGTTCTCTCCGGCGCCTGGTGCTTTGTGTACTAAATAG
- the LOC135481149 gene encoding uncharacterized protein LOC135481149 → MRNLGKMGVALAVAVVFLTSDVMSKPRPCLQENNEYYNSHLGCHKCDPCPPGEEPDYDQDVPVDRKRGALRCSACRPCQPGTYSKKASRQRCSLCRNCEVLSRHTNQPCTATQNAVCGKCLPGHHDVYKRKYNSSLPQYDKACQSCNDTAHKTVPECASTTLPTVREEEGRTYHNANVDKEALVISENSQDSAFSAALTSDVMSKPRPCLQENNEYYNSHLGCHKCDPCPPGEEPDYDQDVPVDRKRGALRCSACRPCQPGTYSKKPSRQRCNLCRNCEALSRHTNQPCTATQNAVCGKCLPGHHDVYKRKYNSSLPQYDKACQSCNDTAHKTAQECASTTLPTAREQEGRTYHNANVGKEEPVISENPQDSAFHMTVVTGMPYVMAIVLVLLVIAVAVFMRKSITSRRQKTPNLEVELGKLCPVFPGENQEIQGMRATLTPATFRVNPCARQPLRWQTVGRRHHYFP, encoded by the exons ATGAGGAATCTCGGAAAGATGGGTGTAGCACTAGCTGTTGCTGTGGTTTTCCTAACCAGTGACGTGATGAGCAAGCCGCGGCCATGTCTACAAGAGAACAACGAATACTACAATTCCCACCTGGGTTGCCACAAGTGCGACCCATGTCCTCCGGGTGAAGAGCCGGACTACGATCAG GACGTACCTGTGGACCGTAAGAGAGGGGCTTTACGGTGTTCGGCTTGCCGACCCTGCCAACCCGGGACATACAGCAAAAAAGCTTCCCGACAGCGCTGTAGTTTGTGCAGGAACTGTGAGGTTCTATCCCGACATACTAACCAGCCCTGTACAGCCACACAGAATGCCGTCTGTGGAAAATGTCTGCCAGG ACACCATGATGTGTATAAGCGCAAATATAACTCAAGTCTCCCACAGTATGACAAAGCATGTCAGTCGTGTAATGATACTGCCCACAAGACCGTCCCGGAGTGCGCCAGTACCACCCTACCAACTGTCAGGGAGGAAGAGGGACGAACATATCACAATGCAAATGTGGACAAAGAAGCGCTAGTTATCTCTGAAAACTCCCAGGACTCGGCTTTTTCGGCCGCCCTTACCAGTGACGTGATGAGCAAGCCGCGGCCATGTCTACAAGAGAACAACGAATACTACAATTCCCACCTGGGTTGCCACAAGTGCGACCCATGTCCTCCGGGTGAAGAGCCGGACTACGATCAG GACGTACCTGTGGACCGTAAGAGAGGGGCTTTACGGTGTTCGGCTTGCCGACCCTGCCAACCCGGGACATACAGCAAAAAGCCTTCCCGACAGCGCTGTAATCTGTGCAGGAACTGTGAGGCTCTTTCCCGACATACTAACCAACCCTGTACAGCCACACAGAATGCCGTCTGTGGAAAATGTCTGCCAGG ACACCATGATGTGTATAAGCGCAAATATAACTCAAGTCTCCCACAGTATGACAAAGCATGTCAGTCGTGTAATGATACTGCCCACAAGACCGCCCAGGAGTGCGCCAGTACCACCCTACCGACTGCCAGGGAGCAAGAGGGACGAACATATCACAATGCAAATGTGGGCAAAGAAGAGCCAGTTATCTCTGAAAACCCCCAGGACTCAGCTTTTCACATGACAG TTGTTACAGGCATGCCCTATGTGATGGCAATAGTACTAGTCCTGCTGGTTATCGCTGTAGCTGTTTTCATGAGAAAAAGCATCACGAGTCGGCGACAGAAAACTCCCAACT TGGAAGTAGAATTGGGCAAACTGTGCCCTGTCTTTCCTGGGGAAAATCAGGAAATCCAAGGCATGAGGGCAACCCTAACTCCAG CTACGTTCCGCGTGAACCCTTGCGCCAGACAGCCCTTAAGGTGGCAGACCGTGGGTCGAAGGCACCACTACTTCCCTTGA